The genomic region CGGCCAGTAAGGTTCGTGATTTTTGGAATGATAACAGATGAAGCGGGGCCTGCCTGCAGGCGTAAACCTCTCATATACAGCGCGATTTCTTTTCTGGTCATGCTCAGCGCATCCGCCAATCTAGAAGCCCACCTGTATCTTCCTAACATTGTCTGGATCGGTAGCGGCGTGCTTATCGCCGGTGGTTGGGCTTACGAAAAATTCTGTCGGTTCGAGGAAATAGACAGTGATCTCAACGACTCCGAAGAGTGCAGCGCCTGCGGCCTATTTGGACACAAGATTCCTTGGATATTGCTGGTCAGTTGCGGCTTGATTAATTTTATCGATTTGTCGGAGGAGTGGAGTGCTTATACGAGTTATGCCATCGTCCTGGCGCTGTTTTCTCTGGCAGGATCGTTTTTCATGATGCGGTTCAGTGGAGACCATCCTGCTGGGAACCACACGCCATAAACAATTCTTTTTGATACTCGATAAAATGTCGGCTATGGGTCAAAATCGGACTGAACCTCTTTCAATTAAAAAGGTCCTTTAATCGCCTAAAAGCAGACGTTTGCCCTGCCTTGTGAAGTGAGCTCGCGCCCTACAGCTTACCCAGACTGGCGACAAACCGCGAGTAGATTTCAGTTAACGCCTTGTTCATGGCGATGACGGCGTCGCCGACACTTGCCGACTGGGCGCCGACTTCGACCCGGTAGTTGGCAAGGTGGATAATTTCACCGTTCTGCTCGTCCTGAAGCCCCAGTTGCAGTTCGGCAATGGCGCTGGGTTTGGGGCCGACGATTTTTTCCAGACGTTTAATTTTAGCAGTCAGGCGGTAGTCAGGGCGGGAGCGCATTTCAGGCGAGACAATCATATCGGAAACCTTGGCGGCGCGCAGAAAATCAATCAACTGATCACGCAGCATGACCACCGGCGGCTCGGTCCAGAAATGATAGTGGTATTCCAGTAATTGATGTTCGCTGCCGGCCTCGGAATAAACGATGGGCCGACCGGCGGTCAGGCCATCGGCAAGGAAACGCTCAACCTCGATGGTGCCTTTGAAAAGGGGTTCATTCATGGCTTTATCCGGCCCCTGGACCTGCAGGCGGTAATAGTGGTCCTTGGGCAGTTCAGGTTGTGCGCAAGCGGCCAGTGAGACAACCGAAACCAGGGCCAGACTCCTAAAGATTTTTTTCATCCCTCATCGCCTTTTTATTTGGGTTTCGCTTCATCACGCGGCGGTGTGCCACCAAGCAGCAATCCCGGATTAAGCCTAATCTGCCGACTGAATTCGTACATGTTGCGCGACGTCGCTTCCATATTCTGATTGAGCGCATCGATATGGCGGGCCAATGCGCCGGTAACGTAACGGACATCAACGACAGACGCGTCGATATTGGACTTGTTGTCAGTAACGACGCTGTTGAGATCCTTGATCAGGCCGTCAAGATTGCCTGACAAATCGGTGAAGTTAGCGGCCGCCGTATCCATATTTTCGATCAGACTTTCGATCTGCTTGCGATTTTTCTCGGTTAGCAGGGTGCTCAACTCCTTGGTGCTGTCATTAATACGGGTGGTAATCTGTTCAATGTCGCCAGCAATTCTGGGGATGCGATCACCCAACTCGCCGGTCAAATCAACCAGGTCCGATACGAGAATGCTGCCATCGCCAGCCAGAATTTCACCGAAACTATCTGAGGTTTTGGTAATCGATTCAAGCAGCGGGCTGATGTTGTTAAGCAACGGCCGAATATCTTTTTCAGCCAACATACTTATTTGGTCGGCGACGGATGAAACCACGGCGAAAACATTGGCCGCTTCCAGACCGCTTACCTGTGAGGACGGCTCCAGCATCTTCTCGCTTTTGCCGGCGTTCAGGCTCAAAGTGATCGCCGAAAGCAATCCGGGGGCAGCGATTTTGGCGACGCTGTCTTCGGGAATGCGCCAGCCTTCAACGACTGTAAAGTCGACGCGGAAGCTCATTTTCGAGCCTTCGGCGACCGGGGTTACTTCCTCGACCTGGCCAATGGGAAAACCTTCATACAATACCTGGGTGCCGAACTTGACGCCGGTGACGTTTCGGTAGACGGCAAAATATTTATCGGTCGCCCCGGTTCGCCCGGTCAACATGGCGATCGAAAAAATCAGGCCGAAAATCATCGCCAATACGAAGCTGCCGACGATCACATAGTTCAGTTTGTTATTTCTCATAAGGTCGCGTCTCCCCCTTTTTCTTCTTCACCGGTGAGACGACGCAGATATTCGTCCGGATCAATGTTATCGTCTTCGGGACGGCGGTTGAGAAGGTTTTGAATGCGCTCGCTCTTATTGTTGCGCAGTTCGTCGACCGTACCAATAAAAAGAATGTGACCGCGATCAAGCACCGTCACCCTGTCGGCGATTTTAAAAACGCTTTCCAGTTCATGGGTGACGACGACGACGGTCATTTGCAAAGCGTCGCGGAGCTTCAGGATCAAATCATCCAGGGCAGACGCAACAACCGGGTCCAGCCCTGCCGAAGGCTCGTCACAGAACAACAGCTTAGGATCCATGATGACGGCCCTGGCAAAGGCGGCCCGTTTGATCATGCCGCCAGACAGTTCGGCCGGCATGAGGTCTTCAAAACCCGCCAGGTCAACGACTTCCAGTTTCATACGGGCCATAATTTCCATGGTTAGCATGTCAAGATTGGCGTGCTCGTAAAGCGGCAGCATGATGTTCTCGCCAACCGTCATCGAACTGAACAATGCGCCGCCCTGAAAGGCGACGCCGATTTTCTTGCGCAGATCAAACATTTCCTGCTGGTTGGCCGAACCGATATCCTGACCGAGCAAGCTGATCGTGCCAGAGGTTTGCTTTTCAAGGGCCATCATGAACCTGAGCAAGGTGCTCTTTCCCGAACCACTGCCGCCCATGATGACCATAATCTCGCCTTCGGCGACGTTCATGGAGACACCGTCAAGAATTTTGCGGGTTCCGTAATGGGTGACCAGGTCTTCAACTTCGATAACGGTGTTGGGTTCAGTGCTCATCCTTTACCTCGTCGCCATGAATGCAAACAGCATATCGGTAATGATGATTGCCGATATAGCCTGAACAACGGCCCGTGTCGTTACCTTGCCGACACCTTCCGCACCACCGGTTACCGATGCGCCGTTAATGACCCCGATAAGCGCTATCAGAATGGCGAACAGGACGCTTTTGCCAACCCCGTGCAGGACATCACCCACAGCAAGGATATTGATCACCTGGTCAAAATAGGCGGCAAGTGAAATGCCTAAGTCGGCATTGATGTAAAGCCCGGCGCACAACATACCGACGATCATATTCAGAATGGTCAAGGCAGGCACCATAACGATCATGCCAAGAAGCGCCGGCACCACCAGGAAGCGTACCGGATTGATCCCCATCACCTTCAGGGCATCTATTTCCTGGGATATTTTCATCGTCCCCAGCCTGGCGGCAAGGGCTGAACCGGACCGGCCAGCAACCAGAATGCCGGTGATCAGCGGCGCGAATTCACGGACAACTGAAAAGGCGACACCGTACGTCACCTGTGATTCAGCCCCGAAGATGCGCAACATGTAAATGCTCTGCATGGCCATCATGGCACCGATGGTTCCGGCCATCATGGCGATCAGGGGGATTGCCTTGATGCCGATTTCCATCATTTGCATTACGACCGCGCCGAAACGCACCGGTTGTTTAAGGCGCGGACCGACGAACAGCCAGTAGATGCTTTCAAGCAACAAAAATCCGCCGTTACCGATTTCCTCGACGCCGACGACTGTCTGGCGACCGATACTCTCGGTATACCCAAGTGCTCCTTCTTTGGCGTTCTTCAAGCTCATAATTTAAAGACTGGCCAGCCCTTCATCGATGGTGCCGCAGATTGTAAAGACCTTGTCCAGTCGGGCCAGTTCCAGCACCCTGAGCGCCGCTTCGCTGACCGACACCAGCAACAAATTTCCACCGCCCTTGCGTGCCGTTTGCAGGGATTCAACCAACGAAGCAATACCCGAACTGTCGATGTAGTTGACCTTTGACAAATCAACCAGAACCGGCATATTTCGGGCCACGCATTCAAGAAGGATTTTTCGGGCATCAGGGGAGGATTGCAAATCCACATCGCCTGAAAAACCGACAATAAGGGCGCCATCTTGTTCGGTTACTTCATGTTCCATTTTGGTTTCTCAATTCGTTACTCAATTCGTTTCACCATTCTCAGTATATTTCCATCGCCTTCCGGAGGGGGTAAAAAATCAACCTCATCCATGATTTCACGAATGAAATGGGTGCCCAGGCCGCCGGGCTTTATATCATCGAGCGCACGGGGCTTGATCTTGTCAACGTCCACAGGGTCTGCAAAATCCCTGAGAGACAGGACAATGCTATCGCCATCACGGCTGATATCAAGAACGATTTTGCCATCGGGCGAGCCCTTATAGGCATGACGGATAACATTCTGACACGCCTCATCAACAGCAATGACGATATCGCGGGCGACAGTTTCAGAACATCCGCACATCTTCGCCGTATCGAAGACGGCGCTGCGCACCAGTTTCAGACGGTCGGGTTGGGAGGGAAAATTGACATGGAATATATTTTCCGGCGCCGCCTCGTCCTGATCGTTCTCCTGTTCAGGGCGTTCGGCTTTGTTCAGGCCATCATCAATGGCCAGCAATGTCAGATCATCACGCAAGGCAACATTTTCCCGGTATATGCAGTCGATCACCGTCTGCAACCGCGCCATTACAGGGTCGGCTGCCTTATCAACGAGAATTTTCATCAAGCCTTCGGACTCAAGTTCGCTGCCATCTTCCAGATAACCTTCGGTGACGCCATCAGTAAATATGTAAAGAGTTCCGCCATTCAGATTGAATTCAATCTCCGGAATGCCATCATCGCCTGACAACAACGGTGAAATTCCCAGCGGCGGGGCTTCCGCCTGAATGGCTTCAAAAGAGCCATCACCTGAATAAAACAGTGGCGGTTCATGCCCGGCATTGGCCAGTTTGACGATACCGGTTTTTGGATCATAAATACCACCGGCCATCGTGACAAACATGCCGCGGGTTACGGTCTCGCAGATTTCATCATTGATCATCGACAACAAACGCCCAGGCTGATGAATGGTTTTACCAAGGCACCGAAACAGGCTGGCTGTCTTGGCCATCAGCAAAGCGGCGTTCATACCCTTGCCCGAAACATCGCCCAGATTGAAGCAGATACGCCCGTCATCAAGCGGGAAGAAATCATAGAAATCACCTGAGACTGTCCGCGCCGGGCAATTGACGCCGTGGATCGGTGAACTTTCATCACCGGCATCGGGCAGGAGACCACGCTGAATTTCCGCCGCCAGTTCAAGTTCCCGGCGCACCCTTTCCTGCTCGACCAGGGCTTCGGCCATGCGAGCATTCTTTGTCGCCAGTGCCGCCGACGAAGACAGCGAACGCAGCAGATGTAAGTCATGTTCATCAAACAGGCCGTCACCGGAGCGTTTGTTGACCAGTTCAATGGCGCCGATGCGCTCTTCCTTGACGCTCATTGGGGCGCACATAATGGATCGGGTGGTAAAGCCGGTTTGGGCGTCTACAGAATTTTGAAAGTTGGGATCAGTGGATACATCGCGGACGATTTCCCCGACATCAAGCTGAACACAACGCCCGACGATGCCTTCATCACTGTTCAGGGTCAGGCCGGTGATTTCGGTTTCCCCGACACACGCCGTACAGGTCAGTTTTTCACCTTTTTCATCAAGCAGGAAAAGAGCGCCACCTTCGGCGCCGACATAATCGGTGATCCGCTCCAGTCCATGGCGCAGGGTTTCATCAATATCAAGCGAGGTGGCAAAATCCTGCCCCATGGTGGAGAGCAATTCCAGATGGCCGGAAATCCTCTCTTCATAGATGCTGATGGTGCTCGACGGGGCTGTCGCTTTTTCCATGGCGATACTATGCATTTATTTATCTTGCCGGGCAAACGATTGAAAGAAGGGGCTTATTTAAATCCGGGGCGGGTTATTCCTTCAACCGCACCTTGACGTATGACCCCGGCGCATCTTCCAGTGGCTTCAATTTTCCGGCACCCGGTTTTCTCGCAGTAACATCCTTGGCCCCGGCATGTTTTTTCAGCCACTTATCCCAATCCGGCCACCAGGAGCCTTCCTGCCGCTTTGCCCCCTCAAACCAGGCATCGGCGGCTTTTGGCATTTTGCTATTGGTCCAGTAACAATATTTTTCCTTAACCGGCGGATTGACGACGCCGGCGATATGGCCAGAGGCCGACAGGACAAAGCGTTTGGACCCACTATATAAATCTGTAGCGCTGTATGTGGATTGCCACGGTGCGATATGATCGTCGCGGGTCGACAGGATATATGTCGGGATTTTTATTTTACCGAGATCAATTGGCACCCCTGCCAATGATATGGCCCCGGGTTCAACCAGTTTGTTTTCCAGATACATGTTGCGTAGGTAAAAGCTGTGCATCATCACCGGCATTCGGGTTGAATCCGAATTCCAGTAAAGCAAATCAAACGGCAAGGGCCTGCGGCCCATCAGGTAATTGTTGACGATGAACGACCAGATCAGGTCGTTATCGCGCATCATATTGAACACCGTCGACATGTGAGAGCCTTCGAGATAGCCCTTTTTATTCATGTGCTCTTCCATCAGGTTGATTTGCTCATCATCAATGAACACACCCAATTCACCGGGATCGGCGAAATCAACCATGGTGGTTAGGAACGTCGCCGATTTGATCCGGTTATCTTTTTTGGCGGCCATATAGGCAAGCGTGCAGGCCGTTAATGTACCGCCGATGCAGTAACCGACAATATTGGCCTTTTTCTCGCCCGTCGCCTTTTGCATGGCGTCAAGGGCAGCAAGCGGGCCTTCGAGCATGTAATCGTCAAAGGATTTGCCAGCCAGCTTGCCATCGGGGTTTACCCAGGAAATAACAAACACGGTATTGCCCTGATCAACCGCCCATTTGATAAACGAATTCTTCGGCTGTAAATCGAGGACATAAAACTTGTTAATCCAGGGTGGCACCACCAGCAACGGCGTCGCGCGAACCTTCTTCGTCGTCGGCGCGTATTGAATGAGTTGCATCAGTTCATTTTCAAAAACCACCTTGCCCGGTGAGGTCGCGACGTTTTCTCCCAGGGTAAAGGCGTCTTCGTCGGTCATGGAAATACGCAAGCGCCCTTTGCCTTTTTCCAGGTCACCGAGCAGGTTTTCCATGCCATCAAGCAAATTTTCACCACCACTTTCCGCCGTCTTGCGAAGCACCACCGGGTTGGTGGCGACAAAGTTACTGGGCGACAAGGCATCGACCCACTGGCGGGTGTAGAAGCGAACCTTTTCAGCGGTTTTCGGATCAAGACCCTCGACGTCGCCAACCGTTTGCTGCATCCAATCGGACGTCAACAGATAGGATTGCTTGATAAAATCGAAAACCACTTGATCGTTCCAGGCCCCATCCTTAAAGCGCCGGTCGCCACTTTCGGGTTCGACGACAGCCTCTGCCTCTTCCCCGCTCATGCGCTTGGCCGTGGTCTGCCATAATTCAGCGTAGTTGTTCCACAATTTGGCCTGGGTCTCAGCCAGCTTCTGCGGATCGGCCATTAACTGCTGGGCAAGCTCCATGAAAGCCTTGGAGACAACGACCGGATCAGGGACCTGATAGCCATCACCTGATTCTTGCTGTTTGATGAAAGACTCGGCGATGCGCTGTCCGCGTTCGGCAAAATCCTGCATGGCCCGGGACAATTTCTCAGGGTCTATGGAGGGTTGTTCTTTTTCGACTTTTGTATCCATGATTTTCCGTCTACTTCAGCACGTTAGAGCACGGGATCATATCGCGCCTTTGCCCTAATACCAAACACCAACATGGGCCAACAAAAAGGCCGACCCGCCCTTCGGATTCTCTATATTTTGCACGCCCTCGCGATCAACATCATTTATTTAATGAAAAAAATAAATATTTTTTGGATAAACAATAGAAGTAATTCAATAAACTATAGAAATAAGAGAGCAACCCCGGCCACGGGAAGAGAATACCCCGTGACTGCAAACCATTGTTTACTAATATCAGTTTAATCGTTGCTGTTCAGTTAAGTAGCCTGATTATTAGAATAACTAACCTCTTAATATTAAACTTTGCTTATATATAGAGAGATTTTTTACTGTGACGAATGACTGCCTCCCACCCAATCGGGTGAATTCATAGAACGTTTGACGATATTACAATGAGTCATTACAAACGGGTGTATCGTAACTTAGAAACCTTTGCTGAGCGGTTTTTTGTTGCTCACTTATTGTACTTGTCGTTTCAGGTAAGTGTTTTCGATTAAAGGGGAAGACTAAAACCATGTCCACCGAAGCAACCCATCAAATTCATGACATAACGCACGACCATCACGAACACGAACATCACTGGGAAACCAGTTGGGCACCGCTGGTGCTGGTGGCGGGTATATTCTTTTTGGTTCCGATCGCCTTTTCCGGACATTTTGTATACGAAAACCAACTGATGACCATCATCGGTGCTGGTCTTGGTGTTCCAATGATCCTGGCCGGTGTCGCCAAATGGGTCCAGGAAGGCATGAGCCACAAGAACCTCGTTGAAGGGGTTTCCATTGTCGGCCTTCCCATTTTCATCGTTTCTGAAATTTTCATCTTCCTTGGGCTGTTCGCCAGTTACTGGACGATGCGTTTGTCGGCAGGCATCAACTGGCCGCCGGAAGGAACGCCTGAAATCAGCACCACGATCCCGCTGATCATGACCGTCATCCTGGTTTCATCCAGTTTCACCATGCACAATGCGGAAATCAAACTTGATGATGGCGATAACAGCGGTTTCAACAAGTGGCTGATTATCACCATTGTGCTTGGCACCGTTTTCCTGGGCTTCACCGTTTTTGAATACAACCATCTGATCCATGCAGGCTTTGTGCCCGGCACCAACTCGTACAGTTCGGCGTTCTTCTCGATCACCGGCTTCCACGCGTCACATGTGTTTATTGGCCTGGCGTTGTTTGTCGCGGTCCTGATCCCGGCGCTAAAAGGTAAAACCAACGATTCCTTCGTCGCCTGTGCCTCGGTTTACTGGCACTTTGTTGACGTTGTCTGGTTCTTTGTCGTTTCCCAGATTTACTTCTGGTAAGACGGAAAACCGGTAGGATTGGGACCATGCTGAGGGTTCGTAACTTAATAACGGGTATTGTCTTGTGTTCCGCCTTTGCCATTTCTACGGCAAAGGCGCAGTACAACCGCGTGCCGGAATCCTACATTGACCCAAGCACCTTCCAGATCGACGAACAAAAAGTTCTCGGCGTTAAGGTCGACAAAAATCTTGCTCTGATCGATGAAAGCGGCCAACCGTTCACGTTAGGCGATAAACTGGGCAAGCCCCTGATTTTGGTGCTTTCGTATTATACCTGCGATGGCAGCTGTTCGATTATCAACGCCGATCTTCGCGACCGGCTTGAAGGCGTCACCGACATTAAGATGGGCGAGGACTTCGAGGTTCTGACCATTTCTTTCGACAAGCAGGACAATTTGGAAAAACTGGGCGTCTTCAAACAGCATCTGGAAGAAACAAAGAAGCTTGGAAAAGGATGGTCTTTTGCGACCCTGAAGGATCCTGAACAAATCAAGCCCTTTACCGACAGGCTGGGCTTTAATTACTTCTGGTCACCCACTGATCGGACGTTCTTCCATCCCGGAGCATTCCTGTTCCTGTCGGCAGAAGGAAGGCTCATTCGCGTTTTGTATTCCCAAACTGTGGAGTCCAAAGACGTTGAACTGGCTGTGTTCGATGCCAAGCAGGGCAAGTTCAGGCCGAACGAAATCATCAATTTTGCAACCAGCCTTTGCTATAGCTACAACTATAAAGAAGGTCGTTACACATACAACATTCCATTATTTGTCGCCGTGGGCTCATTAACTTTTGGGGTTACGGCGTTTTCCGGTTCGGTTTTCGTTTTCCGACGCCGGCGGAAAGAGAGGGAGAAGAAACTTGAAACTTAAGCGATTTTTATCAGTGCTTAACGGTGCGGCTGTGGCCTTGCTGTTTGCAACACCGGCATTTGCCGCAGCCGGGGACACCCCTGACACGCGGGCCGATTGGGACGCACTTTGGCATGAGGTCCTGGTAGATATTACCGTGATTGGCGTCATTTTCATTGTCGCCGCTATCTACATGCTGATTCGCTTCAAGGCGACCAGCCCCGAACAGGTCGGTACCGCGACGAAATTATCAAGGGCCAATGCTATCGGTTGGGCCTTGATCCCGGCAGCCATCTTCATGGCTGATGACTTCTACCTTGCTGCTAAAGGCTGGACAGTCTGGGATCATCAACGCACCGTTCCCGAGAACGCCATGGAAGTCAAAGTCACCGGCTATCAGTGGTACTGGGAGTTTGAGTATGAAGACGGCACAACCACCGACGAGCTGAAAGTTCCCGTCGGCACCCCGGTTGTCCTGCGGATGACTTCGGACGACGTCATTCATTCCTTCGGTGTCCCATACTATCGCCTGACCGAAGATGTCATGCCGGGGCGGATTACCTACATCTGGTTTAATCCCATCGAAGAAGTTAAATCCCTCGTCACGTGCCGTGAATTCTGCGGTAATTCGCACTCGGAAATGTTTACCGACGTCGAAGCAATTGCCCCCGCTGAATTTGAAAAATGGTTAGCCGAACAAGGCTGAGGCCCAGGCGCCAAGGAGTAAATTTGATATGAGTACTGCAACAACAACCCACGATCAGGAAGCTTTTAGCCTGAAAGAGTGGATTTTCACCACTGATCACAAGCGTATCGGTGTCATGTATCTGATCGGTTCAATGGCGGCCTTCGCGGTTGCCGGCATGATGGCCATGATGATGCGTTTGGAACAATCCCAGCTCGGCGCCCAGTTCATTGAAACAGGAACCGATTACAACGAATGGCTCTACTTCCACGGGGCAGCAATGATCCTGGCTTTCCTGATCCCGGGCTTGACCGGTTTCGCGGCCAACTATTTCCTGCCTTTGATGATTGGCGCCGCCGATGTGGCGTTCCCGCGGATCAATGCTTTCAGCATCTGGCTGTTCTACTTCGCCATTGTCCTGGCATTGCTCAGCGTCGTCGTACCCGACACGCCGGACATCATGTGGACGGGCTATCCGCCTTATTCGATAACCACGGAGGGGAACACATCATTCTATGTGTTTACGGTTCACTTGCTCGGCTTCTCGTCGATCCTGGGCGCCGTCAACTTCCTGGTCACGGTGATTTACATGCGTGCCCCGGGCATGGGCTGGAACCAGCTAAACATCTTCGTCTGGACCACCCTGGCCGCATTTGTCCTGCAGTTGGTGTTCATTCCGGTGCTTGCCGCCGCTGTGACCTTGCTTCTGTTTGATAAATATCTTGGCACCCACTTCTTCGACCCGGCTGCGGGCGGTGATGTGCTTTTGTATCAGAACCTGTTCTGGTTCTACTCACACCCGGCGGTTTACGTTATCTTCCTGCCAGCGGTGGGCATCCTGTTTGAAATCATCGCCACCATGGCCAAAAACCAGATCTTTAATTACAAGGTCTGCGTCTATGGTGGTATTGGCGGTGTTGTCGCCATCGGCGGTGAAGTGTGGATCCATCACCTGTATGTCACCGGCATGCCCGACTGGATTCGCATCGGCATGATGATTTCAACCCTGCTGATCTCGGTTCCGGTTGGTCTGATCGTGATGTCACTTTGGGGAACGCTGTGGAGAGCCGCTATCTCCTACAACGTCGCCATGATGTATGCCGTCGCCATGTTGTACCTGATTATGGTTGGCGGCTTGACCGGCATTCCGCTGGCCATGACATCCCTGACGGTCCACCTGTCGGAAACCTCGTTCATTCATGCCCACTTCCACTTCATCATGGGCCTGTTCTCGACGTACGCAGTGTTCGCCGCCGTCTATTACTGGTTCCCGAAGATGACCGGACGCATGGCCGACACCGGCATGGCGAAGATCGGCTTCTGGCTCAACTTCATCGGCATCAACGTCACCTTCTGGCCCCTGTTTATCATCGGCCCACAAGGGATGCCCCGTCGCTACTGGAACTACGAAATGTTCCCGCAGTTCGAGGGTTATCACGAAGTCGCCACGGTTGGCGCTTTCCTGACGGCCGCCGGCGTTGCCATCATGGTTATCGGCTGGATCAAGTGCGCGATCTCAGGCGAGAAAGCACCGGCAAATCCGTGGAACTCCAAGTCTTTGGAATGGACCCACGCGCCGAACCCTCCGGGACCGGGTAACTTCCCCGAACCGGTAACTGTTGCCGATGACTGGACCCCTTACGACTACAACAAATAGGGTTCCTTTTAGAAAATGTGAAGGCGGGGATCGTAAATCGATTCCCGCCTTTTCTTTTGCCTGGACCCCACCTATATTCCCCTCACGTCTATCCTGATTGACGAAACGCCGGAACCCCATCCATGACCGACACTCAAAAACCTAAATCGAAAAAATGGCTCGTCTTCGCAATCCTGCTGGCCACTGCCGTTCTTATGTATGTCTCTATCATGTACAAGATCATTAATTACGGTCCCTGAGCATCATGATCGCGATCACCACTTTCCCCCATATCCTGGCCGGGTTGAATTCGGCGACCGTCGCCTTGTTGCTTGCGGGATTTTATTTTATTCGTACCGGCCAGCAAGGCCGACACATGGCGATGATGAAATCCGCCCTGTGCGCCGCCGTCATTTTCCTTATTGTTTATGTCTACTACCACGCC from Rhodospirillaceae bacterium harbors:
- the coxB gene encoding cytochrome c oxidase subunit II; the protein is MKLKRFLSVLNGAAVALLFATPAFAAAGDTPDTRADWDALWHEVLVDITVIGVIFIVAAIYMLIRFKATSPEQVGTATKLSRANAIGWALIPAAIFMADDFYLAAKGWTVWDHQRTVPENAMEVKVTGYQWYWEFEYEDGTTTDELKVPVGTPVVLRMTSDDVIHSFGVPYYRLTEDVMPGRITYIWFNPIEEVKSLVTCREFCGNSHSEMFTDVEAIAPAEFEKWLAEQG
- a CDS encoding cytochrome C oxidase subunit I, which translates into the protein MSTATTTHDQEAFSLKEWIFTTDHKRIGVMYLIGSMAAFAVAGMMAMMMRLEQSQLGAQFIETGTDYNEWLYFHGAAMILAFLIPGLTGFAANYFLPLMIGAADVAFPRINAFSIWLFYFAIVLALLSVVVPDTPDIMWTGYPPYSITTEGNTSFYVFTVHLLGFSSILGAVNFLVTVIYMRAPGMGWNQLNIFVWTTLAAFVLQLVFIPVLAAAVTLLLFDKYLGTHFFDPAAGGDVLLYQNLFWFYSHPAVYVIFLPAVGILFEIIATMAKNQIFNYKVCVYGGIGGVVAIGGEVWIHHLYVTGMPDWIRIGMMISTLLISVPVGLIVMSLWGTLWRAAISYNVAMMYAVAMLYLIMVGGLTGIPLAMTSLTVHLSETSFIHAHFHFIMGLFSTYAVFAAVYYWFPKMTGRMADTGMAKIGFWLNFIGINVTFWPLFIIGPQGMPRRYWNYEMFPQFEGYHEVATVGAFLTAAGVAIMVIGWIKCAISGEKAPANPWNSKSLEWTHAPNPPGPGNFPEPVTVADDWTPYDYNK